A DNA window from Cobetia marina contains the following coding sequences:
- a CDS encoding aminotransferase-like domain-containing protein has protein sequence MKRYERFAAEISNLIRTGILAPGERVPSVRQASKAHGISPSTVFQAYYLLENQGLISARPRSGYFVRDNASRILDEPHVALQQQAPSDVAVSELVFSVLGSLRDNDTVPFGSAFPSPELFPLARLATSMTRGLRQLSSHAVISDMTTGHPDLCRQIAQRYMVNGMQLPTEALVITNGAMEALNLGLQCVTQTGDLVAIEAPAFYATLQVLERLKLRAVEIPVHPRDGIDLEVLENRLETLPIKACWFMSHLQNPLGASLSDARKAQLYALLCRHQLPMLEDDVYAELYFDQRAEVSPPQPVKALDVEGLVMHCGSFSKCLAPGYRVGWISAGRHTREISRLKLMTTISPSLPAQVALADYLQHGGYDRHLRKLRLALETQQTAMLAAIDRYFPADTRVTHPHGGYFLWCELPEHIDSLALFQQALAHGISLAPGPIFSATQGFKHCIRLSYGHPWDAASERAMQTLGELLKAA, from the coding sequence ATGAAGCGTTATGAACGCTTTGCCGCCGAGATCTCCAACCTGATTCGAACCGGCATTCTCGCGCCGGGTGAGCGCGTGCCGTCGGTGCGTCAGGCCAGCAAGGCGCATGGCATCAGCCCCTCTACCGTCTTCCAGGCGTATTACCTGCTGGAGAATCAGGGATTGATCAGTGCGCGGCCGCGCTCGGGATATTTCGTGCGCGACAATGCCTCACGGATACTTGATGAGCCGCATGTCGCCCTGCAGCAGCAAGCCCCTTCCGATGTCGCCGTCAGTGAACTGGTGTTCTCGGTGCTGGGCTCACTGCGCGACAACGACACCGTGCCCTTCGGCTCTGCCTTCCCGAGCCCGGAGCTCTTTCCGCTCGCGCGGCTTGCGACCAGCATGACGCGTGGGCTGCGCCAGCTGTCATCGCATGCCGTGATCTCCGACATGACCACAGGCCATCCTGACCTGTGCCGACAGATCGCTCAGCGCTACATGGTCAACGGCATGCAGCTGCCGACAGAGGCGCTGGTGATCACCAATGGCGCCATGGAAGCGCTCAATCTTGGCCTGCAATGTGTCACCCAGACCGGGGACCTGGTCGCCATCGAGGCGCCGGCCTTCTATGCCACGCTTCAGGTGCTTGAGCGGCTCAAGCTGCGCGCGGTGGAAATTCCGGTACACCCGCGCGACGGGATCGATCTCGAGGTGCTCGAGAATCGTCTGGAGACGCTGCCCATCAAGGCCTGCTGGTTCATGAGCCATCTGCAGAATCCGCTGGGGGCCAGCTTGAGCGATGCGCGCAAGGCGCAACTGTATGCGCTGCTCTGCCGTCATCAGCTGCCGATGCTGGAGGATGATGTCTACGCGGAGCTTTATTTCGATCAACGTGCCGAGGTGTCGCCCCCGCAGCCCGTCAAGGCGCTGGATGTCGAGGGCCTGGTGATGCACTGCGGGTCGTTCTCCAAGTGCCTGGCGCCGGGCTATCGGGTGGGCTGGATATCCGCGGGGCGGCATACCCGGGAGATTTCGCGCCTCAAGCTGATGACGACCATCTCGCCATCGCTGCCTGCCCAGGTGGCCCTGGCCGACTACCTCCAGCATGGCGGCTACGACCGCCACCTGCGCAAGCTACGCCTGGCGCTCGAGACCCAGCAGACGGCCATGCTGGCAGCCATTGATCGCTACTTCCCTGCAGACACCCGCGTTACCCATCCCCACGGGGGCTATTTCCTGTGGTGCGAGCTTCCCGAGCACATCGACTCGCTGGCCCTGTTTCAGCAGGCACTGGCCCACGGCATCAGCCTGGCGCCGGGGCCCATCTTCTCGGCCACCCAGGGCTTCAAGCATTGCATTCGCTTGAGCTACGGCCACCCGTGGGACGCGGCGTCAGAGCGCGCCATGCAAACATTGGGTGAATTGCTCAAGGCAGCCTGA
- the urtA gene encoding urea ABC transporter substrate-binding protein: MLSACVGFSLANVAQAEEGPIKVGILHSLSGTMAISESTLKDTMLMLIEKQNEKGGLLGRKLEPVVVDPASNWPLFAEKARELLAQDKVDVIFGNWTSVSRKSVLPVVEELNGLLFYPVQYEGEESSENVFYTGAAPNQQAIPAVDYLMNDVGVERWVLAGTDYVYPRTTNKILAAYLKSHGVADEDVMVNYTPFGHSNWQSIVSDIKSFGSAGKKTAVVSTINGDANVPFYRELANQGIDAEDIPVVAFSVGEQELSGIDTAPLVGHLAAWNYFMSVDSDTNYDFIDEWIAYTGKEDAVTNDPMEAHYIGFNMWMEAARKAGSVEVDAVKDAIIGVSVPNLTGGYATMMPNHHITKPVLIGEIQDNGQFSVVWQTPSTVAGDAWSDYLEGSKDLISDWRKPMECGNYNVVTHSCGAQQNVATQ, translated from the coding sequence ATGCTGTCCGCCTGTGTCGGTTTCTCGCTGGCCAATGTCGCCCAGGCGGAAGAGGGGCCGATCAAGGTCGGCATCCTGCATTCACTGTCCGGCACCATGGCGATCAGTGAATCGACACTGAAAGACACCATGTTGATGCTGATCGAGAAGCAGAACGAGAAGGGCGGGCTGCTGGGACGCAAGCTGGAGCCCGTCGTGGTCGACCCGGCCTCCAACTGGCCGCTGTTCGCCGAGAAGGCGCGTGAACTGCTGGCGCAGGACAAGGTCGACGTGATCTTCGGCAACTGGACGTCCGTCTCGCGCAAGTCGGTGCTGCCGGTGGTCGAGGAGCTCAACGGCCTGCTGTTCTATCCGGTGCAGTATGAGGGCGAGGAGTCCTCGGAGAATGTCTTCTATACCGGGGCGGCGCCCAATCAGCAGGCGATTCCGGCAGTGGATTATCTGATGAACGATGTGGGCGTGGAGCGCTGGGTGCTGGCAGGCACGGACTATGTCTATCCGCGTACCACCAACAAGATCCTGGCCGCCTACCTCAAGTCTCACGGTGTGGCCGACGAGGATGTGATGGTCAATTACACGCCCTTCGGTCATTCCAACTGGCAGTCCATCGTCTCGGACATCAAGTCCTTCGGCAGCGCCGGCAAGAAGACGGCCGTGGTGTCCACCATCAACGGCGATGCCAACGTGCCGTTCTATCGTGAGCTGGCCAACCAGGGCATCGATGCCGAGGACATTCCGGTGGTGGCCTTCTCGGTGGGCGAGCAGGAGCTCTCGGGCATCGATACTGCACCGCTGGTCGGGCATCTCGCGGCCTGGAACTACTTCATGAGCGTGGACAGCGACACCAACTACGACTTCATCGATGAGTGGATCGCCTACACCGGCAAGGAAGATGCGGTCACCAATGACCCGATGGAAGCCCACTACATCGGCTTCAACATGTGGATGGAAGCCGCTCGCAAGGCAGGCAGTGTCGAGGTCGATGCGGTCAAGGACGCCATCATCGGCGTATCCGTTCCCAACCTGACCGGCGGCTACGCCACCATGATGCCCAACCATCACATCACCAAACCGGTGCTGATCGGCGAGATCCAGGACAACGGCCAGTTCTCCGTCGTCTGGCAGACCCCCTCCACCGTGGCAGGCGATGCCTGGTCGGACTATCTGGAAGGTTCCAAGGACCTGATCAGCGACTGGCGCAAACCGATGGAGTGCGGCAACTACAACGTCGTGACCCATTCCTGTGGGGCTCAACAGAACGTCGCCACGCAATGA